One window from the genome of Variovorax sp. PAMC26660 encodes:
- a CDS encoding sterol desaturase family protein, whose product MIDWLTDVFSALQGWFFETAVQPLVYAIGLGGWTEDAFDATGWLLVGFIQIVVLIAIIGPLQRWRSVEPVVDRQAIRIDVLYTLIHRLGLFRLAIFFTLQPFFDDAMGSLRTAGWGTFHLDEVWPGVTDVPVLAFAIYLVVLDFVGYWIHRGQHQFNWWWSLHSLHHSQRQMTMWSDDRNHLLDDIVHDTLIVIVAQLIGVAPGQFIAFVAFTQLSESLQHANLRLSFGAIGERLWISPRFHRLHHSIGLGHESNGKSTLGGHNFGVLLPWWDMMFGTANFEARYDPTGIRDQVEPDADGRVRDYGRGFWAQQWLGLKRMVGRS is encoded by the coding sequence GTGATCGATTGGCTGACTGACGTTTTTTCTGCACTGCAGGGCTGGTTCTTCGAGACAGCCGTGCAGCCGCTGGTCTATGCCATCGGCCTGGGCGGCTGGACCGAGGACGCCTTCGACGCCACCGGCTGGCTGCTGGTCGGCTTCATCCAGATCGTGGTGCTGATCGCGATCATCGGGCCGCTGCAGCGCTGGCGATCGGTGGAGCCGGTGGTCGATCGTCAGGCGATCCGCATTGACGTGCTGTACACGCTGATCCACCGGCTCGGCCTGTTCCGGCTGGCGATCTTCTTCACGCTGCAGCCCTTCTTCGACGATGCCATGGGCAGCCTGCGCACGGCCGGCTGGGGCACCTTCCACCTCGACGAGGTCTGGCCCGGCGTGACCGACGTGCCAGTGCTCGCCTTTGCCATCTACCTCGTGGTGCTCGACTTCGTTGGCTACTGGATCCACCGCGGACAGCACCAGTTCAACTGGTGGTGGAGCCTGCATTCGCTGCACCATTCGCAGCGCCAGATGACGATGTGGAGCGACGACCGCAATCACCTGCTCGACGACATCGTTCACGACACGCTCATCGTGATCGTGGCGCAGCTGATCGGCGTGGCGCCGGGGCAGTTCATTGCCTTCGTTGCCTTCACGCAGCTCAGCGAGAGCCTGCAGCACGCCAACCTGCGCCTGAGCTTCGGCGCCATCGGCGAGCGGCTGTGGATCAGCCCTCGCTTCCACCGGCTGCACCACAGCATCGGCCTGGGCCATGAGTCGAATGGCAAGAGCACGCTCGGCGGCCACAACTTCGGCGTGCTGCTGCCGTGGTGGGACATGATGTTCGGCACCGCCAATTTCGAGGCGCGCTATGACCCGACCGGCATCCGCGACCAGGTCGAGCCCGATGCCGACGGCCGCGTGCGCGACTACGGTCGCGGCTTCTGGGCGCAGCAATGGCTGGGCCTGAAGCGAATGGTCGGCCGCAGTTGA
- a CDS encoding EI24 domain-containing protein, with the protein MRLLLDSFWRAVAYCMLPRVIVLSLLPLGLMILLASVLGYFYWDAAVVWTRGALDAWPLLASFWAWIGRLFSSDVKAMLAPLVVVFAATPLIVVLCLLIVAGFMAPALTRLAAERRFPSLEQKKGASFIGSVARSLGVTILALIALVVSMPLWLIPPLVLILPPLIWGWLTYRVMSFDALAEHASPEERATLLRAHRLPLLCIGVLCGYLGAAPSIVWASGLLFAAAFFVLVPIAIWIYTLVFAFSALWFAHYCLDALGQLRAQRAAAEASAASGTAAIEADKAALSQWGSP; encoded by the coding sequence ATGCGCCTGCTCCTCGACTCCTTCTGGCGCGCGGTCGCCTACTGCATGCTGCCGCGCGTGATCGTGCTGTCGCTGCTGCCATTGGGTTTGATGATCCTGCTGGCCTCGGTGCTCGGGTACTTCTATTGGGACGCGGCCGTGGTCTGGACGCGCGGAGCGCTCGATGCCTGGCCGCTGCTGGCCAGTTTCTGGGCATGGATCGGCCGCCTTTTCTCCAGCGACGTCAAGGCCATGCTGGCACCTCTGGTGGTGGTGTTCGCCGCCACGCCCCTGATCGTGGTGCTCTGCCTGCTGATCGTGGCCGGCTTCATGGCACCAGCGCTGACCCGGCTGGCCGCCGAGCGGCGCTTTCCCTCGCTCGAGCAGAAGAAGGGGGCCTCCTTCATTGGCAGTGTCGCCCGTTCTTTGGGCGTCACGATCCTGGCGCTGATTGCCCTCGTGGTCTCCATGCCGCTGTGGCTCATTCCGCCGCTGGTGTTGATATTGCCGCCACTGATCTGGGGTTGGCTCACCTACCGCGTGATGAGCTTCGACGCGCTGGCCGAGCATGCCAGCCCCGAAGAGCGCGCCACATTGCTGCGCGCGCACCGGTTGCCGCTGCTGTGCATCGGCGTGCTGTGCGGCTACCTGGGCGCCGCACCCAGCATCGTCTGGGCTTCGGGCCTGCTGTTCGCCGCTGCCTTCTTCGTGCTGGTGCCGATCGCCATCTGGATCTACACACTGGTTTTTGCCTTCTCCGCGCTCTGGTTCGCGCACTACTGCCTCGACGCGCTCGGGCAACTGCGTGCCCAGCGCGCCGCCGCCGAGGCTTCGGCGGCCAGCGGCACGGCGGCCATCGAAGCCGACAAGGCTGCTCTTTCTCAATGGGGTTCACCATGA
- a CDS encoding competence/damage-inducible protein A, protein MTRAFGLIVVGDEILSGKRADKHMTKVIELLAARGLQLSWAEYVGDEPARITAALERAFASGDIVFSTGGIGATPDDHTRQCAAKALRVPLALHPEAELLIRERMQDTAREQGVTYEPDRADNVHRLNMGVFPQGATLIHNPYNKIPGFSVEHVHFVPGFPVMAWPMIESVLDSRYAELFTRDAVAEKSVIVFGAMEATLTPLMQAIEDTHAGIKVFSLPSVDHPEYGRHIELGVKGDPGRLDAAYAQLIEGLHTFDAKLGPELVR, encoded by the coding sequence ATGACACGCGCATTCGGTCTCATCGTCGTCGGCGACGAGATCCTTTCCGGCAAGCGGGCCGACAAGCACATGACCAAGGTCATCGAACTGCTCGCCGCGCGCGGCCTGCAGCTCAGTTGGGCCGAGTACGTCGGCGACGAGCCCGCGCGCATCACCGCCGCGCTCGAGCGCGCCTTTGCCTCCGGCGACATCGTCTTCTCGACCGGTGGCATCGGTGCCACGCCCGACGACCACACCCGCCAGTGCGCTGCCAAGGCACTGCGCGTGCCGCTGGCGCTGCACCCCGAGGCCGAACTGCTGATCCGCGAACGCATGCAGGACACGGCGCGCGAGCAGGGCGTGACCTACGAGCCGGACAGGGCCGACAACGTGCACCGGCTCAACATGGGCGTGTTTCCGCAGGGCGCCACGCTCATTCACAACCCGTACAACAAGATCCCGGGCTTCAGCGTCGAGCATGTGCACTTCGTGCCGGGCTTTCCGGTCATGGCCTGGCCGATGATCGAGTCGGTGCTCGACAGCCGCTACGCCGAGCTGTTCACCCGCGATGCCGTTGCCGAGAAGTCGGTGATCGTTTTCGGTGCGATGGAAGCCACGCTCACCCCGCTGATGCAGGCCATCGAAGACACGCATGCCGGCATCAAGGTGTTCAGCCTGCCCAGCGTCGATCACCCCGAATACGGCCGCCACATCGAGCTGGGCGTGAAAGGTGACCCGGGCCGGCTCGATGCCGCCTATGCTCAGCTGATCGAAGGGTTGCACACCTTTGATGCCAAGCTCGGCCCAGAATTGGTGCGCTAA
- the glnA gene encoding type I glutamate--ammonia ligase, whose product MAKTVADVLKLVKENEVKFVDFRFTDTRGKEQHVTVPVSHFDEDKFTSGHAFDGSSIAGWKGIEASDMQLMPDPNTANIDPFFEETTLILTCDVIDPADGKAYERDPRSLAKRAEAYMKASGLGDTAFFGPEPEFFVFDGVRWKNDMSGCFVKIDSEEASWNTDKEYEHGNTGHRPAVKGGYFPVPPVDSFQDMRSEMCLVLEALGIPVEVHHHEVANAGQMELGTKFSTLVQRADWVQLQKYVIHNVAHAYGKTATFMPKPIVGDNGSGMHVHQSVWKDGKNLFAGDGYAGLSDFALHYIGGIIKHARALNAITNPGTNSYKRLVPGFEAPVKLAYSAKNRSASIRIPFVANPKGRRVEARFPDPLMNPYLGFAALLMAGLDGVENKIHPGEAASKDLYHLPPEEDALIPTVCHSLDQALEYLDKDRAFLTKGGVFTDAYIDAYIELKMQEVTRFRMATHPVEFDMYYSL is encoded by the coding sequence ATGGCAAAGACCGTCGCCGATGTACTCAAGCTCGTCAAGGAAAACGAGGTCAAGTTCGTCGACTTCCGCTTCACCGACACCCGCGGCAAAGAGCAGCACGTGACCGTGCCTGTGTCGCACTTCGATGAAGACAAATTCACCTCGGGCCACGCGTTCGACGGCTCGTCCATCGCTGGTTGGAAGGGAATCGAAGCCTCCGACATGCAGCTCATGCCCGACCCGAACACCGCCAACATCGACCCCTTCTTCGAAGAAACGACGCTGATCCTGACCTGCGACGTGATCGACCCCGCCGACGGCAAGGCCTACGAGCGCGATCCGCGTTCGCTCGCCAAGCGCGCCGAGGCGTACATGAAGGCTTCGGGCCTGGGCGACACCGCCTTCTTCGGTCCGGAACCCGAATTCTTCGTGTTCGACGGCGTCCGCTGGAAGAACGACATGTCGGGCTGCTTCGTGAAGATCGACTCCGAAGAAGCCTCGTGGAACACCGACAAGGAATACGAGCACGGCAACACCGGCCATCGTCCGGCGGTCAAGGGCGGCTATTTCCCGGTTCCCCCGGTCGACAGCTTCCAGGACATGCGCTCGGAAATGTGCTTGGTGCTCGAAGCCCTGGGCATCCCGGTCGAAGTGCATCACCATGAAGTGGCCAACGCCGGCCAGATGGAACTGGGCACCAAGTTCAGCACGCTGGTCCAGCGCGCCGACTGGGTCCAGCTGCAGAAGTACGTGATCCACAACGTGGCCCACGCCTACGGCAAGACCGCCACGTTCATGCCCAAGCCCATCGTTGGCGACAACGGCTCCGGCATGCACGTGCACCAGTCGGTCTGGAAGGACGGCAAGAACCTGTTCGCCGGCGACGGCTATGCGGGCCTGTCGGACTTCGCGCTGCACTACATCGGCGGCATCATCAAGCACGCCCGTGCCCTGAACGCCATCACGAACCCCGGCACCAACAGCTACAAGCGCCTGGTGCCCGGCTTCGAAGCCCCGGTGAAGCTGGCCTACTCGGCCAAGAACCGCTCGGCCTCGATCCGCATTCCGTTCGTGGCGAACCCCAAGGGCCGCCGCGTCGAAGCGCGCTTCCCCGATCCGCTGATGAACCCGTACCTGGGCTTTGCTGCGCTGCTGATGGCTGGCCTCGACGGCGTGGAAAACAAGATCCATCCGGGCGAAGCCGCCAGCAAGGACCTGTACCACCTGCCGCCGGAAGAAGACGCGCTGATCCCGACCGTGTGCCACAGCCTCGACCAGGCTCTGGAATACCTCGACAAGGATCGTGCGTTCCTGACCAAGGGCGGCGTGTTCACCGATGCGTACATCGACGCGTACATCGAGCTCAAGATGCAGGAAGTCACCCGCTTCCGCATGGCGACGCACCCTGTCGAATTCGACATGTACTACTCGCTGTAA
- the glnL gene encoding nitrogen regulation protein NR(II), translating into MAFGKKAVGANVRFQTFDLLSTLIAVVNSDGSVLFANAGLEDALGTSRRTLEGSQFGACFHEPQVLRTAIDGARSNDFATLRYEAFLRRVNHELMPVQVTLAQGDKVGELIIEMSPLEQQVRQDREERLIDQAQANKELIRNLAHEIKNPLGGIRGAAQLLQMEVESRDLIEYTQVIIHEADRLQTLVDRLLAPHRRPHVVGDVNIHEVCERVRSVILAEFPRDLHIERDFDVSIPEFRGDREQLIQATLNIVHNAAQALTERRAAGDAQITFKTRVARQVIFNKQWYRLALELHVIDNGPGVPDTIKDRIFYPLVSGREGGTGLGLTLAQTFVQQHHGVIECDSVPGRTDFKILIPLP; encoded by the coding sequence ATGGCATTCGGGAAGAAGGCGGTTGGCGCCAACGTGCGCTTTCAGACCTTCGACCTGCTGTCCACGCTGATTGCCGTGGTCAACAGCGACGGGTCTGTTCTGTTCGCCAATGCAGGGCTCGAAGACGCGCTGGGTACATCGCGCCGCACGCTCGAAGGTTCGCAGTTCGGCGCGTGCTTTCATGAGCCGCAGGTGCTGCGCACCGCCATCGACGGCGCACGCAGCAACGACTTCGCCACGCTGCGCTACGAGGCCTTTCTGCGCCGAGTGAACCACGAGCTGATGCCCGTGCAGGTCACGCTCGCGCAGGGCGACAAGGTGGGTGAACTCATCATCGAGATGTCCCCGCTCGAACAGCAGGTGCGGCAGGACCGCGAAGAGCGCCTCATCGACCAGGCGCAGGCCAACAAGGAACTCATCCGCAACCTCGCGCACGAGATCAAGAATCCGCTCGGCGGCATTCGCGGCGCGGCGCAGTTGCTGCAGATGGAGGTCGAGTCGCGCGACCTCATCGAATACACCCAGGTCATCATCCACGAGGCCGACCGGCTGCAGACGCTGGTCGACCGGCTGTTGGCACCACACCGCCGCCCGCACGTGGTGGGCGACGTCAACATCCACGAAGTCTGCGAACGCGTGCGCTCGGTCATCCTTGCGGAGTTTCCGCGCGACCTGCACATCGAGCGCGACTTCGACGTGTCCATTCCCGAGTTTCGCGGCGACCGCGAGCAGCTGATCCAGGCCACCCTCAACATCGTTCACAACGCCGCGCAGGCCCTGACAGAGCGGCGCGCGGCCGGTGACGCGCAGATCACTTTCAAGACCCGTGTGGCCCGCCAGGTCATCTTCAACAAGCAGTGGTATCGACTGGCACTGGAATTGCATGTCATCGACAATGGACCGGGTGTGCCGGACACGATCAAGGACCGCATCTTCTATCCGCTCGTCTCGGGCAGGGAAGGCGGGACAGGGCTGGGGTTGACGCTTGCGCAGACTTTTGTGCAACAGCATCACGGCGTGATCGAGTGCGACAGCGTCCCGGGCCGGACTGATTTCAAGATATTGATACCGCTGCCCTAG
- the ntrC gene encoding nitrogen regulation protein NR(I) has product MKPIWIVDDDQSIRFVLEKALLREDLPTRSFTNTREVLAALEQADDDEQQGPQVLVSDIRMPGGSGLDLLDKIKAKHPGLPVIIMTAFSDLDSAVSAFQGGAFEYLPKPFDLPRAVELIRRAVDESQREEVAEERMVAAPEMLGQAPAMQDVFRAIGRLSQSNVTVLITGESGSGKELVARALHKHSPRTNGPFVAINTAAIPKDLLESELFGHERGAFTGAQTMRRGRFEQAEGGTLFLDEIGDMPFDLQTRLLRVLSDGHFYRVGGHNSVKANVRVIAATHQDLEQRVKLGGFREDLFHRLNVIRLRLPALRERGEDVPALTRHFLQVSARQLGVEPKRISEAALVKLATFGFPGNVRQLENICHWLTVMAPAQLIETKDLPPEVMAVASAATTAVDGHATEAAAVAATAMQPLAAAVHGAEHDLVATTAAAPVAAEGTPGGVSSWEAGLEIEAQALLAAGRTDVWDVLSRRFESRLILTALTNTRGRRIEAAQKLGIGRNTITRKIQELGIE; this is encoded by the coding sequence ATGAAGCCGATCTGGATAGTTGATGACGACCAATCGATTCGCTTCGTGCTCGAGAAGGCTCTGCTGCGCGAAGACTTGCCCACGCGCAGCTTCACCAACACGCGCGAGGTGCTCGCAGCACTCGAACAGGCCGACGACGACGAACAGCAAGGCCCCCAGGTCCTGGTGAGCGACATCCGCATGCCGGGCGGCTCGGGGCTCGACCTGCTCGACAAGATCAAGGCCAAGCACCCCGGCCTGCCGGTCATCATCATGACGGCGTTCTCCGACCTCGACAGCGCCGTGTCGGCCTTCCAGGGCGGTGCCTTCGAATACCTTCCCAAGCCTTTCGACCTGCCGCGCGCGGTCGAGTTGATCCGCCGCGCCGTCGATGAAAGCCAGCGCGAAGAGGTGGCCGAAGAGCGCATGGTCGCCGCGCCCGAAATGCTGGGCCAGGCGCCCGCCATGCAGGACGTGTTCCGCGCCATCGGCCGGCTCTCGCAAAGCAACGTGACGGTGCTCATCACCGGCGAATCGGGCTCGGGCAAGGAGCTGGTGGCGCGCGCGCTGCACAAGCACTCGCCGCGCACCAACGGCCCCTTCGTGGCCATCAACACCGCGGCCATTCCGAAAGACCTGCTCGAGAGCGAACTCTTCGGCCATGAGCGCGGCGCCTTCACCGGCGCGCAGACCATGCGGCGCGGCCGCTTCGAGCAAGCTGAAGGCGGCACGCTCTTCCTCGACGAAATCGGCGACATGCCCTTCGATCTGCAGACGCGCCTGCTGCGCGTGCTGAGCGACGGCCATTTCTACCGCGTGGGCGGCCACAACTCGGTCAAGGCCAATGTGCGCGTGATCGCAGCCACCCACCAGGACCTGGAGCAGCGCGTCAAGCTCGGCGGTTTCCGCGAAGACTTGTTCCACCGCCTCAACGTGATTCGTCTGCGTCTGCCGGCGCTGCGCGAACGCGGCGAAGACGTGCCCGCGCTCACGCGCCACTTCCTGCAGGTGAGCGCGCGACAGCTCGGCGTCGAGCCCAAGCGGATCTCCGAAGCGGCGCTGGTCAAGCTCGCGACCTTCGGTTTTCCGGGCAACGTGCGACAGCTCGAAAACATTTGCCACTGGCTGACCGTGATGGCGCCGGCGCAGTTGATCGAAACCAAGGATCTGCCGCCCGAAGTGATGGCTGTGGCCAGTGCCGCAACAACCGCAGTGGATGGGCACGCAACGGAAGCCGCAGCAGTTGCCGCGACGGCGATGCAGCCCCTGGCCGCCGCTGTGCACGGTGCCGAGCATGACCTGGTAGCGACGACTGCTGCCGCGCCCGTAGCTGCTGAAGGCACCCCAGGCGGTGTGAGCAGTTGGGAGGCCGGCCTCGAGATCGAAGCTCAGGCCTTGCTGGCCGCCGGCCGCACCGACGTGTGGGACGTGCTCTCGCGCCGCTTCGAATCCAGGCTGATCCTCACCGCGCTGACCAACACACGCGGCCGGCGCATCGAAGCCGCGCAAAAGCTCGGCATCGGCCGCAACACCATCACTCGAAAAATCCAGGAACTGGGTATCGAGTAA
- the xth gene encoding exodeoxyribonuclease III codes for MKIATWNVNSLTARLQHVLDWLAANPVDVLCLQELKMTDDKFPLDVLKAAGYEAAVFGQKTYNGVAILSRAPVRDVVKNIGGFTDEQSRVIAATVDTPSGPLRVVNGYFVNGQAPGSDKFEYKMKWLDALREWLRQELVAHPNLVLLGDFNIVLEDRDSFDPVGLKETIHHTTEERNHFKALLDLGLKDSFRMFDQPEKSFSWWDYRMLGYQKNRGLRIDHILVSEPLVPRVKGCMIDRVPRKWEKPSDHAPVVLDLDQGA; via the coding sequence ATGAAAATCGCCACCTGGAACGTCAACTCCCTCACCGCCCGGCTGCAGCACGTGCTCGACTGGCTGGCCGCCAACCCGGTCGACGTGCTCTGCCTGCAAGAGCTGAAGATGACCGACGACAAGTTTCCGCTCGACGTGCTCAAGGCAGCGGGCTATGAAGCGGCCGTGTTCGGCCAGAAAACCTACAACGGCGTGGCCATCCTGAGCCGTGCACCGGTGCGCGATGTGGTGAAGAACATCGGCGGCTTCACGGACGAGCAGTCGCGCGTGATCGCGGCCACGGTCGATACGCCGTCGGGCCCGCTGCGCGTGGTCAACGGCTACTTCGTGAACGGCCAGGCGCCGGGCTCGGACAAGTTCGAATACAAGATGAAGTGGCTGGACGCATTGCGCGAATGGCTGCGCCAGGAACTCGTGGCGCATCCGAACCTCGTGCTGCTGGGCGACTTCAACATCGTGCTGGAAGACCGCGACAGCTTCGACCCCGTGGGCCTGAAGGAAACCATCCACCACACGACCGAAGAGCGCAACCATTTCAAGGCGCTGCTCGATCTGGGCCTGAAAGACAGCTTTCGCATGTTCGATCAGCCCGAGAAGAGCTTCTCGTGGTGGGACTACCGCATGCTGGGCTACCAGAAGAATCGCGGGCTGCGCATCGACCACATCCTCGTGAGCGAACCGCTGGTGCCGCGCGTGAAGGGCTGCATGATCGATCGCGTGCCGCGCAAATGGGAAAAGCCGAGCGACCATGCGCCGGTGGTGCTCGATCTCGATCAGGGCGCCTGA
- a CDS encoding helix-turn-helix transcriptional regulator, translating into MNTMNQNCMAFQINRVAQMLDVSRSTVYRLIRDKHLTLVKVGKRSSRITAESVSELLKARESTEGG; encoded by the coding sequence ATGAACACGATGAACCAAAACTGCATGGCATTTCAGATCAACCGCGTGGCCCAGATGCTGGATGTCTCCAGATCGACGGTGTACCGCCTGATCCGCGACAAGCACCTCACCCTGGTCAAGGTCGGCAAGCGCAGTAGCCGCATCACGGCCGAGAGTGTTTCCGAACTTCTCAAGGCTCGAGAATCGACCGAGGGCGGCTAG
- a CDS encoding class I SAM-dependent methyltransferase has product MPSILDACCGSRMFWFDPKHQGVLFGDVREESHILCDGRALDIKPDVLMDFRDMPFPDNSFKLISFDPPHLRKAGKLSWLGLKYGVLGQDWRDDIRKGFAECFRVLEPEGILIFKWNEIQIKVSEVLALTEHKPLFGHKSGKRADTHWITFMKPALAAAQTGLDRGEGERKQ; this is encoded by the coding sequence TTGCCTTCAATCCTTGACGCCTGCTGCGGGAGCCGTATGTTCTGGTTCGACCCGAAGCACCAAGGCGTGCTGTTCGGCGACGTGCGCGAGGAATCGCACATCCTCTGCGACGGCCGCGCGCTCGACATCAAGCCGGACGTTCTCATGGACTTCCGCGACATGCCGTTTCCCGACAACTCGTTCAAGTTGATCAGCTTCGACCCGCCGCATCTGCGCAAGGCCGGGAAACTGAGCTGGCTCGGCCTGAAGTACGGCGTGCTTGGCCAAGATTGGCGCGATGACATTCGCAAGGGATTCGCCGAGTGCTTTCGGGTGCTGGAGCCCGAGGGCATCTTGATCTTCAAGTGGAACGAGATCCAGATCAAGGTGAGCGAGGTACTTGCGTTGACCGAGCACAAACCGCTATTTGGTCACAAGTCCGGCAAGCGCGCGGACACGCACTGGATCACATTCATGAAACCAGCACTCGCCGCAGCTCAGACCGGGCTGGATCGTGGGGAGGGGGAGAGAAAGCAATGA
- a CDS encoding lambda exonuclease family protein, producing the protein MPWLKLDQGSEEWLAARRGVVTGSRFKDCRSKLQNGQPSKSCLDYARDVARERFGGTAPAKSQNAAMRTGVEQEPKARALYEARTGYMVDEVGFFATEDGFFGLSPDGLIDDDGVLEIKTIVSSDTLFTALVDGDLSAYRDQCLGYLWLLGRKWVDLVLWAPDLEKAGRKGLHIIRIDRDEDSIEKLEADLMAFVALVQDREEQLRLKAA; encoded by the coding sequence ATGCCGTGGCTGAAGCTTGATCAGGGAAGCGAGGAATGGCTCGCAGCGCGCCGGGGTGTCGTGACAGGCTCCCGCTTCAAGGACTGTCGCAGCAAACTCCAGAACGGCCAGCCGTCCAAATCATGCCTTGACTATGCCCGTGACGTTGCACGCGAGCGCTTCGGTGGCACCGCTCCTGCCAAGTCACAGAACGCTGCAATGCGAACAGGCGTAGAGCAAGAGCCGAAAGCGCGGGCGCTGTACGAGGCTCGCACCGGCTACATGGTCGATGAGGTTGGCTTCTTCGCTACCGAAGACGGCTTCTTCGGCCTAAGTCCTGATGGCCTTATCGATGACGACGGCGTGCTTGAGATCAAGACCATTGTGAGCAGCGACACGTTGTTCACGGCCTTGGTGGATGGCGACCTGTCGGCCTACCGCGATCAGTGCTTGGGCTACCTATGGCTGCTGGGCCGCAAATGGGTTGACCTGGTGCTGTGGGCGCCCGACCTTGAAAAGGCTGGACGCAAGGGCCTGCACATCATCCGCATCGACCGTGATGAGGACTCCATCGAGAAGCTGGAAGCCGACCTGATGGCTTTCGTTGCACTCGTTCAAGACCGTGAAGAACAACTGCGGCTCAAAGCTGCCTGA
- a CDS encoding recombinase RecT, producing the protein MGWQSRHFFDLGWRLHVRWPLGGFGMSAIQTITNYVYGAEDGFQNVLVDRSLNFEREAGFAIQVLTSNDYVAKLAAGDRQSVVNAVTNIAAIGISLNPAKKQAYLVPRKGKICLDISYMGLIDLAIQSGSIMWAQADLVYANDAFTLNGFDRPPTHSFNPFSKERGDMVGAYVVVKMHSGDYLTECMSREDIDAIKNRSESVKAGKQSPWDTDYGEMAKKTVVKRAYKYWPKSDRLDQAIHHLNTDGGEGLASLNAKSVSLDPQPVIDGLRMTKTVDELKNYWAENNSKLASDLTAHDSLKTAYKAHLARIRAEQAKADVTDVEAKDAVAEA; encoded by the coding sequence GTGGGTTGGCAGTCTCGTCATTTCTTTGATCTTGGTTGGCGCTTGCATGTTCGCTGGCCTTTGGGGGGCTTCGGTATGAGTGCTATCCAAACGATCACCAACTACGTCTATGGGGCCGAGGATGGCTTCCAGAATGTGCTGGTGGACCGCTCCCTGAACTTCGAGCGCGAAGCCGGTTTCGCTATCCAGGTGCTGACCTCGAATGACTACGTGGCGAAGCTCGCTGCAGGGGATCGGCAATCCGTGGTCAACGCGGTGACCAACATCGCGGCCATCGGCATCAGCCTGAACCCCGCCAAGAAGCAGGCATATCTGGTGCCACGCAAGGGTAAGATTTGCCTAGACATCAGCTACATGGGCCTGATCGATCTTGCCATTCAGTCGGGTTCGATCATGTGGGCTCAGGCTGATCTGGTCTACGCCAATGACGCCTTCACGCTCAATGGCTTCGACCGGCCGCCGACCCATTCATTCAATCCGTTCTCCAAGGAGCGCGGCGACATGGTGGGCGCCTATGTGGTCGTCAAGATGCACAGCGGTGACTACCTGACCGAATGCATGAGTCGCGAAGACATCGACGCCATCAAGAACCGCTCGGAGTCCGTCAAGGCTGGCAAGCAGTCACCTTGGGATACCGACTACGGAGAAATGGCGAAGAAGACCGTCGTGAAGCGCGCCTACAAGTACTGGCCGAAGTCGGACCGCCTCGATCAAGCCATCCACCACCTGAACACGGATGGCGGCGAAGGTCTGGCATCACTGAATGCGAAGTCTGTGAGCTTGGACCCACAGCCCGTCATTGACGGCTTGCGCATGACCAAGACGGTAGACGAACTGAAGAACTACTGGGCTGAGAACAACAGCAAGCTCGCCAGCGACCTAACAGCGCACGACTCGCTGAAGACGGCCTACAAGGCGCACCTAGCTCGGATCAGGGCCGAACAGGCAAAGGCTGACGTAACCGATGTGGAGGCTAAAGATGCCGTGGCTGAAGCTTGA
- a CDS encoding recombination protein NinB, producing the protein MQGARFDAFKHETKDDAEFRDDWAKFGSVQLLPALNHAGFVMVGAQSRKFSVKLASAFIEWLLAFGAEHNVRWSTPKRWGVAPQ; encoded by the coding sequence TTGCAAGGAGCACGGTTCGACGCCTTCAAGCACGAGACCAAAGACGACGCGGAATTCCGCGATGACTGGGCGAAGTTCGGTTCGGTCCAACTGCTGCCGGCGTTGAACCACGCAGGCTTCGTCATGGTGGGCGCGCAGAGCCGCAAGTTCAGCGTGAAGCTGGCAAGCGCATTCATCGAATGGCTGCTGGCGTTCGGAGCAGAGCACAACGTGCGTTGGTCGACGCCGAAGCGGTGGGGAGTGGCGCCGCAGTGA